A genome region from Streptomyces pratensis includes the following:
- a CDS encoding winged helix-turn-helix transcriptional regulator, which produces MTSSTRRSPRGNRGDLLDPQCPTRRLLDRIGTKWMSMAVKVLAEASPEEVRFAELQRRMTGVSQKMLSVTLQGMARDGLVIRRVEPSVPPRVHYRLTPLGLSLEGPLAAVRAWAEEHMAEVDRANQRSREHTTAD; this is translated from the coding sequence GTGACCTCCTCGACTCGGCGGTCCCCTCGCGGGAACCGTGGAGATCTGCTGGATCCGCAGTGCCCGACCCGGCGTCTGCTCGACCGGATCGGCACGAAGTGGATGTCGATGGCCGTCAAAGTGCTGGCGGAGGCGTCTCCCGAGGAGGTGCGCTTCGCGGAACTGCAGCGCAGGATGACTGGCGTCTCGCAGAAGATGCTGTCGGTCACCCTCCAGGGGATGGCCCGCGATGGCCTGGTCATCCGCCGGGTGGAACCTTCCGTGCCGCCCCGTGTGCACTACCGGCTCACTCCACTCGGCCTGTCGCTGGAAGGGCCGCTGGCTGCGGTACGCGCGTGGGCCGAGGAGCACATGGCCGAGGTCGACCGAGCCAACCAGCGAAGC